A stretch of Arachis hypogaea cultivar Tifrunner chromosome 15, arahy.Tifrunner.gnm2.J5K5, whole genome shotgun sequence DNA encodes these proteins:
- the LOC140179230 gene encoding uncharacterized protein: MTRWCTCIDYRKLNEATRKDHFPLPFMDQMLERLVGHEYYCFLEGYSGYNQIVVDPKDQEKTSFTCPYVVFAYRRIPFANFKAIGELPSNINKHLKRKLINDAKHYIWDEPYLFKKYANGILRRCISHKEGQEVLWHCHGYIYGGHFRGERTAAKVLQCGFFWPTIYAKKFVTRCNHCQRAGNLPKKNDMPQRFIIELELFDVWGIDFMEPFPPSYSNNYILVAMDYVSKWVEVIATSTNDNKVVINFLRKNIFSRFGVPRALISNGGTHFCNKQLETFLLKYDVKHKVATPYHPQPNGQAELSNRELKRILEKTVGNLIKDWSKKLDDALAFWALKMLNFDNQAAGERRLLQLNELEEFRTQAYKNAKIYKEKTKKWHGQKLARREFVKGQKVLLYNSRLKFFPGKLKSRWSGPFTIIKDSPYGHVKLMDDKTQRTFTVNGHRLKHYLGDSLDEQRVNYNLS; this comes from the exons ATGACTAGATGGTGCACGTGTATAGACTACagaaagctcaatgaagccacaaggAAGGACCATTTTCCTCTACCATTCATGGATCAAATGTTGGAGAGGCTTGTTGGACATGAGTACTATTGTTTCTTGGAAggatactcaggctacaaccagattgtaGTGGATCCTAAAGACCAAGAGAAGACTTCTTTTACTTGCCCTTATGTTGTTTTTGCATATAGACGCATACCctttg ccaacttcaaggccATTGGAGAACTACCTTCCAACATCAACAAGCACTTGAAAAGGAAGCTCATTAATGATGCCAAGCATTACATTTGGGATGAGCCTTACCTCTTCAAGAAGTATGCTAATGGGATTCTAAGAAGATGCATCTCTCATAAGGAAGGGCAAGaggtcctttggcattgccatggatatATCTATGGAGGACATTTTCGTGGAGAgagaactgcagccaaggtgttgcagtgtggatTCTTTTGGCCTACAATATATGCAAAGAAGTTTGTAACAAGGTGCAATCATTGTCAAAGAGCTGGCAACCTACCCAAGAAGAATGACATGCCACAAAGATTCATCATAGAGTTGGAGTTGTTTGATGTttgggggattgatttcatggaaccttttccaccatcatactctaACAATTACATATTGGTGGCTATGgactatgtgtccaaatgggtggaagtcATAGCAAcatcaacaaatgacaacaaagtaGTGATCAATTTCTTGAGAAAGAACATATTTAGTcggtttggggttccaagagctctTATAAGTAATGGGGGaactcacttttgcaacaagcaatTAGAGACATTCCTCCTCAAATATGATGTTAAGCACAAGGTAGCAACCCCATACCATCCACAACCCAATGGTCAAGCTGAACTTTCAAATAGAGAGCTCAAGAGAATCCTTGAGAAAACTGTTGGGAACTTAATAAAAGATTGGtccaagaagctagatgatgcatt agcattttgggctctaaagatgTTGAACTTTGATAATCAAGCTGCAGGAGAAAGAAGATTGCTGCAGCTCAATGAGTTAGAAGAATTTAGAACTCAAGCTTATAAgaatgccaagatttataaagagAAAACAAAGAAATGGCATGGTCAAAAGCTGGCAAGAAGAGAGTTTGTAAAAGGTCAAAAGGTGTTGTtatacaactcaagactcaaatttTTCCCAGGGAAGCTGAAGTCAAGATGGTCTGGACCATTCACAATCATCAAGGATTCTCCTTATGGTCATGTGAAACTCATGGATGACAAAACACAGAGAACTTTCACTGTCAATGGCCACAGACTTAAGCACTACTTAGGGGACTCATTGGATGAGCAAAGAGTGAACTAtaacctcagctga